The following coding sequences lie in one Mesorhizobium sp. DCY119 genomic window:
- a CDS encoding siphovirus Gp157 family protein, producing MNDNFLAVDVANLEAEIHGLFEAFPELAEDEQLRADMLEGSTAAFDVLTRLVSIERDADSMAKAVAGRVAELQARKARADKRKDAMRTLMLRIMKAAGIKKAPLVEATVSVSKGRDSVEVTDETALPKKFVKVTTSPDKTAIKAAFDAGKKVRGAELKTGGETLTVRVA from the coding sequence ACCTCGAAGCCGAAATTCACGGCCTGTTCGAAGCCTTCCCCGAATTGGCTGAGGACGAGCAGTTGCGCGCCGATATGCTGGAAGGGTCCACGGCGGCATTCGATGTCTTAACGCGCCTTGTGTCGATAGAGCGGGACGCCGACAGTATGGCCAAAGCCGTTGCCGGCCGAGTGGCAGAATTGCAAGCTCGGAAAGCGCGAGCGGACAAGCGCAAGGATGCGATGCGAACGTTGATGCTTCGCATTATGAAGGCGGCAGGAATCAAGAAGGCGCCGCTTGTCGAGGCCACAGTGTCGGTATCGAAGGGCAGGGACAGCGTCGAGGTTACCGACGAGACCGCACTGCCTAAGAAGTTCGTGAAAGTTACAACGTCACCCGACAAGACCGCAATCAAGGCGGCGTTCGATGCCGGAAAGAAAGTCCGCGGTGCCGAACTGAAGACGGGCGGCGAAACGCTTACCGTGAGGGTGGCTTGA